The genomic interval GCGCCACGCACTACCTGGAGCACCTCCTCTTCAAGGGCACCAAGAAGCGCAGTGCCCTCGACATCTCGTCCGCGATCGACGCGGTCGGCGGCGAGATGAACGCCTTCACGGCTAAGGAGTACACCTGCTACTACGCACGTGTGCTGGACACCGATCTCCCCCTCGCCATCGACATCGTCTGCGACATGCTGACGGGGTCGCTCATCGAGGCCGCGGACGTCGACGCCGAGCGCGGCGTCATCCTCGAAGAGATCGCGATGACCGAGGACGACCCGGGCGACGTCGTCCACGACCTCTTCGCCAAGACGATGTTCGGCGACACCCCGCTGGGCCGCCCGGTCCTCGGCACCGTCGACACCGTCGAGGCGCTGTCCGCGGACCGCATCCGCCGCTTCTACAAGAAGCACTACGACCCGACGCACCTCGTCGTCGCGGCCGCCGGCAACGTCGATCACGCCACCGTCGTACGCCAGGTCCGCAAGGCCTTCGAGCGGGCCGGCGCCCTGTCCCGTACGGACGTGGAACCGCTCGCCCCGCGCGACGGCTCCCGCACCATCCGCACCGCGGGCCGCGTAGAGCTCCTGAACCGCAAGACCGAACAGGCCCACGTGGTCCTCGGTATGCCGGGCATCGCCCGCACCGACGACCGCCGCTGGGCACTCGGCGTACTCAACACCGCCCTCGGCGGCGGCATGAGCTCGCGCCTCTTCCAGGAGGTACGGGAGAAGCGCGGCCTGGCCTACAGCGTGTACTCGTACACCTCCAGCTTCGCCGACTGCGGACTCTTCGGCGTCTACGCCGGCTGCCGGCCCAGCCAGGTCCACGACGTGCTCAAGATCTGCCGGGACCAGCTCGAAAAGGTCGCCTCGGACGGTCTGCCGGACGAGGAGATCTCCCGCGCCGTGGGCCAGCTGTCGGGCTCCACCGTCCTCGGCCTGGAGGACACCGGCGCGCTGATGAACCGTATCGGCAAGAGCGAACTGGCCTGGGGCGAGCACATCTCTGTCGACGACATGCTCGCCAGCATGGCGGCGGTCACCCCCGACGAGGTACGAGCCGTGGCCGCCGACGTCCTGGGCCACCGGCCCTCGCTCTCGGTCATCGGCCCGCTGAAGGACAAGCAGGCCGACCGCCTGCACGAATCAGTCGCCTAGAGACGTCAGAAAGAAGCAAAGCAATGAGCAAGCTGCGCGTGGCCGTTCTCGGTGCCAAGGGCCGTATCGGTGCCGAGGCCGTACGAGCCGTCGAGGCCGCGGACGACATGGAACTGGTGGCGGCGCTGAGCCGGGGCGACAAGCTGGAAGCCCTGGTGGAAGCCGACGCCCAGGTCGCGGTCGAGCTGACCACCCCCGCTTCGGTGATGGGCAACCTCGACTTCTGCGTACGCCATGGCATCCACGCCGTCGTCGGCACCACCGGCTGGACCGACGAACGCCTCGCGCAGCTGCGCAGCTGGCTCGACGCCTTCCCGGAGACGGGTGTGCTCATCGCGCCCAACTTCTCCATCGGCGCCGTCCTGACCATGAAGTTCGCCCAGCAGGCGGCCCCGTACTTCGAGTCCGTCGAGGTCGTCGAGCTGCACCACCCGAACAAGGCCGACGCCCCGTCCGGCACCGCGACCCGCACCGCCCAGCTCATCGCGGCCGCGCGCGCCGAGGCCGGCAGCGCCCCCCAGCCCGACGCCACCACAACGGCGCTGGACGGCGCCCGCGGCGCGGACGTGGACGGCGTACCCGTACACGCCATCCGCCTCCGCGGCCTCCTCGCCCACCAGGAAGTCCTCCTCGGCGGCGAGGGCGAGACCCTCACCATCCGGCACGACTCCCTTCACCACAGCAGCTTCATGCCGGGCATCCTGCTCGGCGCGCGCCGCGTGGTGACCACTCCCGGCCTCACGCTCGGCCTGGAAAACTTCCTCGACCTGAACTGACGGCACGAACAGCCATGCGCGCAAAGATCACGTACTTCATCCTGGCCGCCGTCCTGGTCGTCTACCTCGTCCTGGCCGGCAGCCGCGGGTACTTCCTCATCCGGGAAGGCACCGCCCTCACCGTCACCTTCGGCATTGCGGTGCTGGTCCTGCCGGCCATCGGCATCTGGTTCCTCTGGCACACCACGCAGTTCGCCCGCAAGGCGGACCTGTTGTCGGCGAAGCTGGAAGCCGAAGGCGGCCTGCCCGTCGACGAGTTGGTACGTACGCCCGGTGGACGCATCGACCGCGACTCCGCCGACGCGGTCTTCGCCAGGCGCCGCGCGGAGACCGAGGACACCCCGGACGACTGGCGTTCCTGGTTCCGGCTCGCCATCGCCTACTACGACGCACGGGACACCCCGCGCGCCCGCAAGGCGATGCAGCACGCGATCGCGCTTCACGACGGCAAGTGAGGACATGTGAGAGGGGGGCGTCCGGCCGGACGCCCCCCTCTCACATGTCCTCACGCACGGATCACGCGCGCTGGATCATGCGCGTCGGTACTCGTCCCCCCAGGCCTCGACCGTGTCGGCAGCCCGGTCGAAGGCTTCCACCCGGGACAGGAAATCCGCGTTGTGATCGGTGAGCAGCGTCAGCTGCTCACCGCCCTGCCGCGCCAGTACGAGCGCCTGCCCCTGTACGGTGCGCGGCAGCCCGAGCCACCGCACCGGCTGCTGGACCGTCCGCACCGTCGTGGCACGGTCCCACGCCACCGTGGTCGTCGCGAAGAACCCCACGCGCCGCAGCCCGTGCTTGCTGACCCAGGCGCCCACGCGCAGCATCCGCAGGGCGGCGGTGATCAACAGGACGGCGATGCCGAGACAGAGGCCGGCCCCCGGCAGCGCACCGGCGAAGGCGATGACCATCGTCGCCAGCAGGATGAACGACGCCAGCAGCAGAAGCAGGGCCGAGGCCCCGACGCGCCACGGACCGGGACGGTAGGGCCGCCGCCATTGATCGTGGTCGTCGAAGGGCAGCGCGACATCGTCGGAGGTCTCACCGGACGCTTCAAAAGCACGGTCGGCCGTCAGGAAGGGCAGGGGCACGACTGATCCTCACTCACCAGCACGCTCGATTGGGCTGTGCCCGGTGAGGCTACCGAGGAGGCCTCCGGCGGGCCACCTCAGGGGTCCATGGGGGTGCCCCCACGCCCGTTCAGGGCAGTGGGGGAGAGTCATGCTCCAAGGGCGGGAAGCCCGAAGAGCAAGGATCCGGCCAGTCCGGCGACAATGGTGAGGCCCATCAGCGTACGGCCGACGAGCTCGGACGCACTGGGGCGTTCGCGAGGCGGCGGGGTGACATTACTGCGGAATCGGTCGGCCTCGGCAACGAATGCGAAGGGGACGGACTCTCGCCGGCGCAGCATAGGGCAGCACTCCTTGTGATTTTTGTGGGGCTCAGGGCTTCTACAGAGACAGACGTTCAAAACCGTCCGTCGGTGCCCGATTTCCCGGAATTGACCAAAGCATGTCTGCCGCACTCCGTCCGGCCCTCGCTGTCAGTCCTCCGTCGTAGAGTGTGGGGCGCCCGAGCGATGTACATGGAAGGACCCCGCCGGTGACTGTTACCCCTGATGGCACGCCCATCGAGACCGCCAAGCCCAGCTTCCGCAGCGAAGTGACCGTCGAGCTGGTGAAGCACACCGCCAGCGACTCCGACGTGCTGTGGGCCGCCCGTGTCTCCACCGCCGGCGAGCAGTCCCTGGAGGAGCTCAGCAAGGACCCCGAGCGCTCCAAGGGCCTCATCAATTACCTGATGCGGGACCGCCACGGCAGCCCCTTCGAGCACAACTCGATGACCTTCTTCATCAGCGCGCCGATTTTCGTCTTCCGTGAGTTCATGCGGCACCGCGTCGGGTGGTCGTACAACGAAGAGTCGGGCCGCTACAGGGAGCTGGAGCCGGTCTTCTACGTTCCGGGTGAGTCCCGCAAGCTCGTCCAGCAGGGCCGTCCCGGCAAGTACGAATTCGTCGAGGGCACCCCGGAGCAGCAGCAGCTCACCAGCCGCGCCATGCAGGACTCGTACCGTCAGGCGTACGAGGCGTACCAGGAGATGCTCGCCGCGGGTGTCGCCCGCGAGGTGGCTCGCGCGGTGCTCCCCGTCGGCCTCTACTCCTCGATGTATG from Streptomyces spiramyceticus carries:
- the thyX gene encoding FAD-dependent thymidylate synthase — protein: MTVTPDGTPIETAKPSFRSEVTVELVKHTASDSDVLWAARVSTAGEQSLEELSKDPERSKGLINYLMRDRHGSPFEHNSMTFFISAPIFVFREFMRHRVGWSYNEESGRYRELEPVFYVPGESRKLVQQGRPGKYEFVEGTPEQQQLTSRAMQDSYRQAYEAYQEMLAAGVAREVARAVLPVGLYSSMYATCNARSLMHFLGLRTQHELAKVPSFPQREIEMVGEQMEAHWAKLMPLTYAAFNANGRIAP
- the dapB gene encoding 4-hydroxy-tetrahydrodipicolinate reductase — protein: MSKLRVAVLGAKGRIGAEAVRAVEAADDMELVAALSRGDKLEALVEADAQVAVELTTPASVMGNLDFCVRHGIHAVVGTTGWTDERLAQLRSWLDAFPETGVLIAPNFSIGAVLTMKFAQQAAPYFESVEVVELHHPNKADAPSGTATRTAQLIAAARAEAGSAPQPDATTTALDGARGADVDGVPVHAIRLRGLLAHQEVLLGGEGETLTIRHDSLHHSSFMPGILLGARRVVTTPGLTLGLENFLDLN
- a CDS encoding M16 family metallopeptidase; translated protein: MTSRSSVTTARTSSEARAVARTQTLLKGKDGIGTVRRTTLPGGLRVVTETLPAVRSATFGIWAHVGSRDETPTLNGATHYLEHLLFKGTKKRSALDISSAIDAVGGEMNAFTAKEYTCYYARVLDTDLPLAIDIVCDMLTGSLIEAADVDAERGVILEEIAMTEDDPGDVVHDLFAKTMFGDTPLGRPVLGTVDTVEALSADRIRRFYKKHYDPTHLVVAAAGNVDHATVVRQVRKAFERAGALSRTDVEPLAPRDGSRTIRTAGRVELLNRKTEQAHVVLGMPGIARTDDRRWALGVLNTALGGGMSSRLFQEVREKRGLAYSVYSYTSSFADCGLFGVYAGCRPSQVHDVLKICRDQLEKVASDGLPDEEISRAVGQLSGSTVLGLEDTGALMNRIGKSELAWGEHISVDDMLASMAAVTPDEVRAVAADVLGHRPSLSVIGPLKDKQADRLHESVA